In one window of Skermanella rosea DNA:
- a CDS encoding GIY-YIG nuclease family protein, translated as MPTDSGAWVYIMTNRANGTLYVGVTTNLARRVHEHREGAYDGFTMRYGLKRLVWVERHDEILRAVQREKNIKHWSREWKVLLILKDNPEWEGLYERLNM; from the coding sequence ATGCCGACGGATTCGGGTGCATGGGTCTACATCATGACGAACCGCGCCAACGGGACGCTCTATGTCGGCGTCACGACCAATCTGGCGCGGCGCGTGCACGAGCATCGGGAAGGAGCCTATGACGGCTTCACGATGCGATACGGTTTGAAACGCCTGGTCTGGGTGGAACGGCATGATGAAATTCTACGCGCCGTGCAGCGGGAGAAGAACATCAAGCATTGGTCAAGGGAATGGAAGGTGCTCCTCATCCTCAAGGACAATCCGGAATGGGAAGGCTTGTATGAACGGCTGAATATGTGA
- a CDS encoding transglutaminase family protein: MAIHVALNHKTFYRYDRMVSLGPQIVRLRPAPHCRTPILSYSLKVEPKQHFLNWQQDPQSNYLARFVFPEKTDILSIEVDLVAEISVINPFDFFLEPSAEQWPLEYEPWLQRELRPYMETEKVGPKLAAWLASVPREPMQSVNFVVALNQRLQQEIGYVIRLEPGIQTPEETLELGTGSCRDSAWLMVQILRNLGLAARFVSGYLIQLTADQKALDGPSGTEVDFTDLHAWTEVYLPGAGWIGLDPTSGLLAGEGHIPLACTPDASSAAPITGAVDECEVEFGHEMSITRIYEAPRVTKPYTETQWGAIEALGHRIDQELNDGDVRLTMGGEPTFVSIDDMEGAEWNTAAVGPTKRRYAAVLLDRLMRRFAPGGLVHYGQGKWYPGESLPRWALSIYWRRDGDALWANTDLLAKETVDYGFGTEEAGLFLVTLAKRLGIEPSLVLAAYEDPWHYLRKEQQLPVNVDPLDSKLEDKEERARLAKVFQRGLNEPVGFALPINRRMDQKGPVWLSSTWPLRQERLLLAPGDSALGYRLPLGSLPWVDMRDYPYSWEQDPFDERAPLAPHAVPLRQRTAEPPKPEALRRQAYQAMAEVRTEIPEAGKSAWWVVRTALCCEARDGKLYLFMPPMGMLEDYLALVAEIEATAVELNMPVILEGYQPPRDPRLNSMAVTPDPGVIEVNIHPSHSWDELVRNNFALYEEARQARLGTEKFMLDGRHVGTGGGNHVVVGGATPADSPFLRRPDLLRSLITYWQNHPSLSYVFSGLFIGPTSQAPRIDEARNDSLYELEIAFNQIDQAAAGGWCPPWLIDRVLRHLLTDMQGNTHRAEFCIDKLYSPDSSSGRLGLVEFRAFEMPPHAQMSLTQQLLMRAMIARFWKTPYKNRLVRWGTELADKFMLPHFIQQDLSDVLADMRDHGYAIQDEWFAPHVNFRFALCGEVAHRGMLMEIRQALEPWHVLGEEPGGGGTVRYVDSSVERVQVKIGGMVGSRHAVVCNGRRVPLHPTGVDGEFVAGVRYRAWQPPSCLHPTIPVHSPLVFDILDTWSGRSVGGCSYHVAHPGGRNHETFPVNAHEAEGRRLARFFPFGHTPGPMETPPERRNLEFPLTLDLRLG, translated from the coding sequence ATGGCGATACACGTCGCACTCAATCACAAGACCTTCTACCGCTATGACCGGATGGTGTCGCTGGGACCGCAAATCGTCAGGCTCCGGCCCGCCCCCCACTGCCGCACGCCGATCCTCAGCTACTCCCTGAAGGTCGAGCCGAAGCAGCACTTCCTCAATTGGCAGCAGGACCCGCAGTCCAACTATCTGGCCCGCTTCGTCTTTCCGGAGAAGACCGACATCCTGTCGATCGAGGTCGACCTGGTCGCCGAGATCTCGGTGATCAACCCGTTCGACTTCTTCCTGGAGCCCAGCGCCGAGCAGTGGCCGCTGGAGTACGAGCCGTGGCTGCAGCGCGAGCTGCGCCCCTACATGGAGACGGAGAAGGTCGGCCCGAAGCTCGCGGCTTGGCTGGCGTCGGTCCCGCGCGAGCCGATGCAGTCGGTCAACTTCGTGGTGGCGCTGAACCAGCGGCTCCAGCAGGAGATCGGCTACGTCATCCGGCTGGAGCCCGGCATCCAGACCCCGGAGGAGACCCTTGAGCTGGGCACCGGGTCGTGCCGCGACAGCGCCTGGCTGATGGTCCAGATCCTGCGCAACCTGGGCCTCGCCGCGCGCTTCGTGTCCGGCTACCTGATCCAGCTGACCGCCGACCAGAAGGCGCTGGACGGGCCGAGCGGCACCGAGGTGGACTTCACCGACCTGCACGCCTGGACCGAGGTCTACCTGCCCGGCGCCGGCTGGATCGGGCTCGACCCGACCTCCGGCCTGCTGGCCGGCGAGGGGCATATTCCCCTGGCCTGCACCCCCGACGCGTCGAGCGCCGCCCCGATCACCGGCGCGGTGGACGAGTGCGAGGTCGAGTTCGGCCACGAGATGTCGATCACCCGCATCTACGAGGCCCCCCGGGTCACCAAGCCCTATACCGAGACCCAGTGGGGCGCCATCGAGGCGCTGGGCCACCGGATCGACCAGGAGCTGAACGACGGCGACGTCCGGCTGACCATGGGGGGCGAGCCGACCTTCGTGTCGATCGACGACATGGAGGGGGCGGAGTGGAACACCGCCGCGGTCGGGCCGACCAAGCGGCGATACGCCGCCGTCCTGCTGGACCGCCTGATGCGCCGGTTCGCCCCCGGCGGCCTCGTCCATTACGGCCAGGGCAAGTGGTATCCGGGCGAAAGCCTGCCGCGCTGGGCGCTCAGCATCTACTGGCGGCGCGACGGCGACGCGCTGTGGGCCAACACCGACCTGCTGGCGAAGGAGACCGTGGACTACGGCTTCGGCACGGAGGAGGCCGGCCTGTTCCTGGTGACGCTCGCCAAGAGGCTGGGGATCGAGCCGAGCCTGGTGCTCGCCGCCTACGAGGATCCCTGGCACTACCTGCGGAAGGAACAGCAGCTCCCGGTCAACGTCGATCCGCTCGACAGCAAGCTGGAGGACAAGGAGGAGCGCGCGCGGCTGGCCAAGGTGTTCCAGCGCGGCCTGAACGAGCCGGTCGGATTCGCCCTGCCGATCAACCGGCGGATGGACCAGAAGGGGCCGGTCTGGCTGTCCAGCACCTGGCCGCTGCGCCAGGAACGCCTGCTGCTGGCGCCGGGCGACAGCGCGCTCGGTTACCGCCTGCCCCTGGGCTCCCTGCCTTGGGTGGACATGCGCGACTATCCCTATTCCTGGGAGCAAGACCCGTTCGACGAGCGCGCGCCGCTGGCCCCCCACGCGGTTCCGCTGCGCCAGCGCACGGCGGAGCCGCCCAAGCCGGAAGCCCTGCGCCGCCAGGCCTACCAGGCCATGGCCGAGGTCAGGACCGAGATCCCCGAAGCCGGCAAGTCGGCCTGGTGGGTGGTTCGGACCGCCCTGTGCTGCGAGGCGCGCGACGGCAAGCTCTACCTGTTCATGCCGCCCATGGGCATGCTGGAGGATTACCTGGCCCTGGTCGCCGAGATCGAGGCCACCGCGGTCGAGCTGAACATGCCGGTGATCCTGGAAGGCTACCAGCCGCCCCGCGACCCCCGGCTCAACAGCATGGCGGTCACCCCGGACCCGGGCGTGATCGAGGTCAACATCCACCCGTCCCATTCCTGGGACGAGCTGGTCCGGAACAACTTCGCCCTCTACGAGGAGGCGCGGCAGGCCCGGCTGGGGACCGAGAAGTTCATGCTGGACGGCCGGCATGTCGGCACCGGCGGCGGCAACCACGTGGTGGTCGGCGGCGCCACGCCGGCGGACAGCCCTTTCCTGCGCCGGCCCGACCTGCTGCGCAGCCTGATCACCTACTGGCAGAACCACCCGTCCCTGTCCTACGTCTTCTCCGGCCTGTTCATCGGCCCGACCAGCCAGGCGCCGCGGATCGACGAGGCGCGGAACGACTCGCTGTACGAGCTGGAGATCGCGTTCAACCAGATCGACCAGGCGGCGGCCGGCGGCTGGTGCCCACCCTGGCTGATCGACCGGGTCCTGCGCCACCTGCTGACCGACATGCAGGGCAACACCCATCGGGCGGAGTTCTGCATCGACAAGCTCTACTCGCCGGACAGCAGCAGCGGCCGGCTGGGGCTGGTGGAATTCCGCGCCTTCGAGATGCCGCCGCACGCCCAGATGAGCCTGACCCAGCAGCTCCTGATGCGCGCCATGATCGCCCGCTTCTGGAAGACCCCGTACAAGAACCGGCTGGTGCGCTGGGGCACCGAGCTGGCCGACAAGTTCATGCTGCCCCATTTCATCCAGCAAGACCTGTCGGACGTGCTGGCCGACATGCGCGACCATGGCTACGCCATCCAGGACGAATGGTTCGCGCCGCATGTTAACTTCCGCTTCGCGCTCTGCGGCGAAGTGGCGCATCGGGGCATGCTGATGGAGATCCGGCAGGCGCTGGAGCCCTGGCACGTCCTGGGTGAGGAGCCCGGCGGCGGCGGCACGGTGCGGTATGTGGACAGTTCGGTCGAGCGCGTGCAGGTGAAGATCGGCGGCATGGTCGGGTCGCGCCACGCGGTGGTCTGCAACGGCCGCCGGGTTCCGCTCCATCCCACGGGAGTCGACGGGGAATTCGTGGCCGGCGTGCGGTACCGGGCATGGCAGCCGCCGTCCTGCCTGCACCCGACCATCCCGGTCCACAGCCCGCTGGTGTTCGACATCCTGGACACCTGGTCGGGCCGCTCGGTGGGCGGCTGCTCGTACCACGTGGCCCATCCGGGAGGCCGGAACCACGAGACTTTCCCGGTTAACGCCCACGAGGCCGAAGGACGGCGGCTTGCCCGCTTCTTCCCGTTCGGTCACACTCCGGGTCCTATGGAGACGCCGCCGGAAAGGCGAAACCTGGAGTTTCCTTTGACCCTCGACCTGCGCCTTGGCTGA
- the adh gene encoding aldehyde dehydrogenase produces MIHQALDKFSQKIAIRPKYDNFIGGQWVAPVKGQYFSNITPITGKPVGEIARSTAEDIELALDAAHKAKDKWGLTSPAERAKILNRIADRMEENLDLLALVETIDNGKPIRETTHADLPLAVDHFRYFAACIRAQEGSACELDSTTVAYHFHEPLGVVGQIIPWNFPLLMAVWKLAPALAAGNCIVLKPAEQTPMAIMVLVELIADLLPEGVLNIVNGFGVEAGKPLAQNKRIAKIAFTGETTTGRLIMQYASENIIPVTLELGGKSPNIFFSDVMAEEDDFFDKALEGFAMFSLNQGEVCTCPSRVLIQESIYDRFMEKAIARVGQVKQGNPLDSSTMIGAQASNDQLHKILSYIEIGKAEGAKVLTGGNRAVLEGELADGYYVQPTVLEGNNKMRVFQEEIFGPVVSVTTFKTEEEALAIANDSLYGLGAGVWSRDGNRAYRMGRGIQAGRVWTNCYHLYPAHAAFGGYKQSGIGRENHKMMLDHYQQTKNLLVSYSPKALGFF; encoded by the coding sequence ATGATTCACCAAGCTCTCGACAAATTCAGTCAGAAGATCGCCATTCGGCCAAAGTATGACAACTTCATCGGCGGCCAGTGGGTAGCCCCGGTCAAGGGCCAGTACTTCAGCAACATCACCCCGATTACCGGCAAGCCGGTCGGTGAGATCGCCCGGTCGACCGCCGAGGACATCGAGCTGGCGCTGGATGCCGCCCACAAGGCCAAGGACAAGTGGGGCCTGACTTCCCCGGCCGAGCGCGCGAAGATCCTGAACCGCATCGCCGACCGCATGGAAGAGAACCTGGACCTGCTGGCCCTGGTCGAGACCATCGACAACGGCAAGCCGATCCGCGAGACGACCCACGCCGACCTGCCGCTGGCGGTCGACCACTTCCGCTATTTCGCCGCCTGCATCCGCGCCCAGGAAGGCTCCGCCTGCGAGCTGGACAGCACCACGGTCGCGTACCATTTCCACGAGCCGCTGGGCGTCGTCGGCCAGATCATCCCCTGGAACTTCCCGCTGCTGATGGCCGTGTGGAAGCTGGCTCCCGCGCTGGCCGCCGGCAACTGCATCGTGCTGAAGCCGGCCGAGCAGACCCCGATGGCCATCATGGTCCTGGTGGAGCTGATCGCCGACCTGCTGCCCGAGGGCGTGCTGAACATCGTCAACGGCTTCGGCGTCGAGGCCGGCAAGCCGCTCGCCCAGAACAAGCGGATCGCGAAGATCGCCTTCACCGGCGAGACCACGACCGGCCGCCTGATCATGCAGTACGCGTCCGAGAACATCATCCCGGTCACGCTGGAGCTAGGCGGCAAGTCGCCGAACATCTTCTTCTCCGACGTGATGGCCGAGGAGGACGACTTCTTCGACAAGGCGCTCGAAGGCTTCGCGATGTTCTCCCTGAACCAGGGCGAAGTCTGCACCTGCCCGAGCCGCGTCCTGATCCAGGAGAGCATCTACGACCGCTTCATGGAGAAGGCCATCGCCCGCGTCGGCCAGGTCAAGCAGGGCAACCCGCTCGACAGCTCGACCATGATCGGCGCCCAGGCGTCCAACGACCAGCTCCACAAGATCCTGTCCTACATCGAGATCGGCAAGGCCGAGGGCGCCAAGGTCCTGACCGGCGGCAACCGCGCCGTCCTCGAGGGCGAGCTGGCGGACGGCTACTACGTCCAGCCGACAGTGCTGGAAGGCAACAACAAGATGCGCGTCTTCCAGGAGGAGATCTTCGGGCCGGTCGTGTCCGTGACCACCTTCAAGACCGAGGAAGAGGCGCTCGCCATCGCCAACGACAGCCTGTACGGACTGGGCGCCGGCGTCTGGAGCCGCGACGGCAACCGCGCCTACCGCATGGGCCGGGGCATCCAGGCCGGCCGCGTGTGGACCAACTGCTACCACCTGTACCCCGCCCACGCGGCGTTCGGCGGCTACAAGCAGTCGGGCATCGGTCGCGAGAATCACAAGATGATGCTCGACCACTACCAGCAGACCAAGAACCTGCTGGTCAGCTACAGCCCGAAGGCGCTGGGCTTCTTCTGA
- a CDS encoding circularly permuted type 2 ATP-grasp protein, with the protein MADTEALEQEGRRAVAEQGSLFGDAHALQYGTGPVYDEMVTGGGRLRPHWQRFMGALGALDPSLMAERWEAARRLLHQNGVTYNIYGDPQGMERPWPLDMIPLLIPAEEWDAIEAGLIQRATLLNAMLADLYGPQDLIRSGRLPAALLYSDRGFQRACHGAVPTGGVFLHLYAADLARAPDGRWWVLGDRTQTPSGAGYALENRAVVSRVLTDAFKDCNVRTLGPFFTALREMLVRLAPRPTRDPRIVLLTPGPYNETYFEHAYLARHLGITLVEGGDLTVRDRQVFLKTLSGLEPVDVILRRLDDDYCDPLELRADSSLGVAGLVQAVRAGTVTVANALGTGLIESLSFKPFLPMLCRHLLGEELKIPGVAMWWCGQEEERTYVVEHLDRLVIKPAFAHLGSEPVFGSSLTRQERQDLIARLRARPADFIGQEQLGLSTVPTWIDGALQPRPLVMRVFLAARPDGGYTVMPGGLTRMSATAGRLIVSMQRGGGSKDTWVMARGPAEGRPAPPRPQGVPAEVRSTEPRTVAARDVDVKPQSGDLPSRVADGLFWLGRYAERSESTLRILRGVYTRLSDGTRPGGGDELVPLMRLMDWTGMVPRDLADMAESGTGRGLRQALQGAVFDGGHPNSLRANIQRLHRTAAGVRDRLSLDMWRVISQLDRQCEPTSARARIDTAMLLRLDDLITTLAALAGLEQESMTRGPGWRFLDIGRRLERGINSLALMRGTRICDAAGDDPAVLEVLLELGESFMTYRERYYTTAQRTPVLYLLLCDETNPRALAYQLSHLARHLAALPRPPVVNLRVNQSPITAAIRLIEDTREILREPEIIRDRFALRNALNSLADRLPEISNLLAHAYFSHAFSRPA; encoded by the coding sequence TTGGCTGACACGGAAGCACTGGAACAAGAAGGCCGCCGCGCCGTCGCCGAGCAGGGTTCCCTGTTCGGCGACGCGCACGCGCTCCAATACGGCACCGGCCCGGTCTATGACGAGATGGTCACCGGGGGCGGACGGCTGCGGCCGCACTGGCAGCGCTTCATGGGAGCGCTGGGCGCCCTCGACCCGTCGCTGATGGCCGAGCGGTGGGAGGCGGCGCGCCGCCTGCTCCACCAGAACGGCGTCACCTACAACATTTACGGCGATCCCCAGGGCATGGAGCGACCCTGGCCGCTCGACATGATCCCGCTGCTGATCCCGGCGGAGGAATGGGACGCGATCGAAGCCGGGCTGATCCAGCGCGCGACCCTGCTCAACGCCATGCTGGCCGACCTGTACGGCCCCCAGGACCTGATCCGGTCCGGCCGCCTGCCCGCGGCGCTGCTCTATTCCGACCGCGGCTTCCAGCGGGCCTGCCACGGCGCCGTGCCGACCGGCGGGGTGTTCCTGCACCTCTACGCCGCCGACCTGGCACGGGCGCCCGACGGCCGCTGGTGGGTGCTGGGCGACCGGACCCAGACCCCGAGCGGCGCCGGCTACGCGCTGGAGAACCGCGCGGTGGTCAGCCGGGTCCTGACCGACGCCTTCAAGGACTGCAACGTCCGCACGCTGGGTCCCTTCTTCACGGCGCTGCGCGAGATGCTGGTCCGGCTGGCGCCCCGCCCGACCCGCGATCCGCGCATCGTCCTGCTGACGCCCGGCCCCTACAACGAGACCTATTTCGAGCACGCCTACCTGGCCCGCCACCTGGGCATCACGCTGGTGGAAGGCGGCGACCTGACGGTTCGCGACCGCCAGGTGTTCCTGAAGACCCTGAGCGGCCTGGAACCGGTGGACGTGATCCTGCGCCGGCTGGACGACGACTATTGCGATCCGCTGGAACTGCGCGCGGACAGTTCGCTGGGCGTCGCCGGGCTGGTCCAGGCGGTCCGCGCCGGGACCGTGACGGTCGCCAACGCGCTGGGCACCGGGCTGATCGAGTCGCTGTCGTTCAAGCCGTTCCTGCCGATGCTGTGCCGCCACCTGCTGGGCGAGGAGCTGAAGATCCCCGGCGTCGCCATGTGGTGGTGCGGCCAGGAGGAGGAGCGGACCTACGTGGTCGAGCATCTCGATCGCCTGGTGATCAAGCCGGCCTTCGCGCATCTCGGCTCCGAGCCGGTGTTCGGCTCGTCCCTCACCCGGCAGGAACGCCAGGACCTGATCGCCCGGCTGCGCGCCCGCCCGGCCGACTTCATCGGCCAGGAGCAGCTCGGGCTTTCCACGGTGCCGACCTGGATCGACGGCGCCCTGCAGCCCCGCCCGCTGGTGATGAGGGTCTTCCTCGCGGCGAGGCCCGACGGCGGCTACACGGTGATGCCCGGCGGGCTGACCCGCATGTCGGCGACCGCCGGCCGGCTGATCGTGTCGATGCAGCGCGGCGGCGGCAGCAAGGATACCTGGGTGATGGCCCGCGGCCCGGCGGAAGGCCGCCCCGCGCCGCCCCGTCCCCAGGGCGTCCCGGCGGAGGTCCGCAGCACCGAGCCGCGCACCGTCGCCGCGCGCGACGTGGACGTCAAGCCGCAGAGCGGCGACCTGCCGTCGCGCGTCGCCGACGGGCTGTTCTGGCTCGGCCGCTACGCCGAGCGCTCGGAAAGCACGCTACGCATCCTGCGCGGGGTCTACACGCGCCTGTCCGACGGGACCCGGCCCGGCGGCGGCGACGAGCTGGTGCCGCTGATGCGGCTGATGGACTGGACCGGCATGGTGCCCCGCGACCTGGCCGACATGGCGGAAAGCGGTACCGGGCGGGGCCTGCGCCAAGCCCTCCAGGGAGCGGTGTTCGACGGCGGGCACCCCAACAGCCTGCGCGCCAACATCCAGCGGCTTCACCGCACCGCCGCCGGCGTACGCGACCGCCTGTCGCTCGATATGTGGCGCGTGATCTCCCAGCTCGACCGCCAGTGCGAGCCGACTTCGGCCCGGGCGCGGATCGACACGGCGATGCTGCTGCGGCTGGACGACCTGATCACCACGCTCGCGGCGCTCGCCGGACTGGAGCAGGAAAGCATGACGCGCGGCCCGGGCTGGCGGTTCCTGGACATCGGGCGGCGGCTGGAACGCGGGATCAACAGCCTGGCGCTGATGCGCGGCACCCGGATCTGCGACGCCGCCGGCGACGATCCGGCGGTGCTGGAGGTCCTGCTGGAGCTCGGCGAGAGCTTCATGACCTACCGGGAACGCTACTACACGACCGCCCAGCGGACGCCGGTACTGTACCTGCTGCTGTGCGACGAGACGAACCCGCGGGCGCTCGCCTATCAGCTGTCGCACCTGGCCCGGCACCTGGCGGCCCTACCGCGCCCGCCGGTGGTCAACCTGCGGGTCAACCAGAGCCCGATCACGGCGGCGATCCGCCTGATCGAGGACACCCGCGAGATCCTGCGCGAGCCGGAGATCATCCGCGACCGCTTCGCGTTGCGCAACGCCCTCAACAGCCTGGCCGACAGGCTGCCGGAAATCTCCAACCTGCTGGCCCACGCCTATTTCAGCCATGCCTTCTCCCGCCCCGCCTGA
- a CDS encoding methyl-accepting chemotaxis protein: protein MENASSPALPPAIGLLADWRAFCAFQSRCLDSLRLEVQETSRIVEQSTLDISSGFRDLAASADEQGQRVQEIIANANIVELEGERVPIDQVMMLMQQILVEMVNNIVSLSMQAMRMVYLLDDVVQDVEVVGKFIGEIEEINQQTSFLALNASIEAARAGAAGKTFHVVAGEVRELSAGTAALAERMRQTVGAVSRGVARGYDILRTIAETDLSPQLLAKERIDLAMSGLIVQADHFTSVLGEAVTASADMSRNIGQIVVRLQFQDLAKQRLDHVVDGMLAMKAGLADLDAATRSASPALRDVPDRSGWLATLLPPAIAGSAREQDLRRLLLGGSGLDGLGALDTELPADDQGVELF from the coding sequence ATGGAAAACGCGTCCTCTCCGGCCCTTCCGCCCGCGATCGGCCTGCTCGCCGACTGGCGGGCCTTTTGCGCCTTCCAGTCCCGATGCCTGGATTCGCTCCGGCTGGAGGTGCAGGAGACCAGCCGGATCGTCGAACAGAGCACGTTGGACATCAGCAGCGGGTTCCGCGACCTCGCCGCCTCGGCGGACGAGCAGGGCCAGCGGGTGCAGGAGATCATCGCGAACGCCAACATCGTCGAGCTGGAGGGCGAGCGCGTCCCGATCGATCAGGTCATGATGCTGATGCAGCAGATCCTGGTCGAGATGGTGAACAACATCGTCTCGCTGTCCATGCAGGCGATGCGCATGGTGTATCTGCTGGACGACGTGGTCCAGGACGTCGAGGTGGTCGGCAAGTTCATCGGCGAGATCGAGGAGATCAACCAGCAGACCAGCTTCCTGGCGCTGAACGCCAGCATCGAGGCGGCGCGGGCGGGCGCCGCCGGAAAGACCTTCCACGTGGTGGCGGGCGAGGTGCGCGAGCTGTCCGCCGGGACCGCCGCCCTGGCCGAGCGGATGCGCCAGACCGTCGGCGCCGTCTCGCGCGGGGTCGCGCGCGGCTACGACATCCTGCGGACCATCGCCGAGACCGACCTGTCGCCCCAGCTGCTCGCCAAGGAGCGCATCGACCTCGCCATGTCCGGCCTGATCGTCCAGGCGGACCATTTCACCTCGGTGCTGGGCGAAGCCGTCACGGCCTCCGCCGACATGAGCCGGAACATCGGCCAGATCGTGGTGAGGCTCCAGTTCCAGGACTTGGCGAAGCAGCGGCTGGACCATGTGGTCGACGGCATGCTGGCGATGAAGGCCGGCCTTGCCGACCTGGACGCCGCCACCCGGTCGGCCAGTCCGGCCTTGCGCGACGTTCCCGACCGCTCCGGCTGGCTGGCCACCCTGCTGCCGCCCGCGATCGCGGGATCGGCGCGGGAGCAGGATCTGCGCCGGCTGCTGCTCGGCGGCAGCGGCCTGGACGGGCTGGGGGCGTTGGATACGGAGCTGCCGGCGGACGATCAGGGCGTCGAGCTGTTCTGA
- a CDS encoding DUF779 domain-containing protein, with translation MVERVTVTPAAVAVIEKLKAIHGDLAFHQSGGCCDGSAPMCFAAGEFRTGAQDVYLGEIVGCRFFIGAAQFEYWSHTQLIIDVVQGRGAGFSLEAPEGVRFLTRSRVFTDEEVAELEAAGPPPRGDA, from the coding sequence ATGGTAGAGCGCGTCACCGTCACGCCGGCCGCCGTCGCCGTCATCGAGAAGCTGAAGGCGATCCACGGCGACTTGGCATTCCACCAGTCCGGCGGCTGCTGCGACGGCAGCGCGCCCATGTGCTTCGCGGCCGGCGAGTTCCGCACCGGCGCGCAGGACGTGTACCTGGGCGAGATCGTCGGCTGCCGGTTCTTCATCGGCGCCGCGCAGTTCGAATACTGGTCGCACACGCAGCTGATCATCGACGTGGTGCAGGGCAGGGGCGCCGGCTTCTCGCTGGAGGCTCCGGAAGGCGTGCGCTTCCTGACCCGCAGCCGGGTCTTCACCGACGAGGAGGTCGCGGAGCTGGAAGCGGCCGGGCCGCCGCCGCGCGGAGACGCCTGA
- a CDS encoding metal-dependent hydrolase gives MDSITQSLLGAVVAQAGFRRTLGRQAMVAGALLGAVPDLDVVAGFFGPYANWVHHRGITHSIFFGPVVGPFFGWAIWRFHRWRASRRGEPDRPDPPEVLRAWIWLAVLVLFTHPIIDVFTSYGTQLLAPFSRHRFAIDALPIIDPVYSLALIAALVVGTAAKHRPGAAVGSAAAALLFIYGYSLMGWAINDSVRATAREELRQAGQPVGEVLAYPQMFQPWFRRVVAETPESIMVGYRSVFGDRPIEWQTYPIQTDPLIDRVAATPEAAIFTWFAMDKVFWQVSETPGGAVVEALDYRYGMWGGDAVGFWGIRAQVDRDGHMLGPPEKFQRERSASGSLLRDYWRVIWG, from the coding sequence ATGGACAGCATTACGCAGAGCCTGCTCGGCGCCGTGGTCGCGCAGGCCGGATTTCGACGGACCCTCGGCCGGCAGGCGATGGTGGCAGGGGCGTTGCTGGGTGCCGTTCCCGACCTCGACGTGGTCGCCGGCTTCTTCGGTCCCTATGCCAACTGGGTCCATCACCGCGGCATCACGCACTCGATCTTCTTCGGTCCGGTGGTCGGGCCGTTCTTCGGATGGGCGATCTGGCGCTTCCACCGGTGGCGCGCGTCGCGGCGGGGCGAGCCCGACCGTCCCGATCCGCCGGAGGTGCTGAGGGCCTGGATCTGGCTTGCGGTCCTGGTTCTGTTCACCCACCCGATCATCGACGTGTTCACCAGCTACGGCACCCAGCTGCTGGCGCCGTTCTCCCGCCACCGCTTCGCGATCGACGCGCTGCCGATCATCGACCCGGTCTACAGCCTGGCGCTGATCGCTGCCCTTGTCGTCGGCACCGCGGCCAAGCACCGGCCGGGCGCCGCGGTCGGATCGGCGGCCGCCGCCCTGCTGTTCATCTACGGCTATTCGCTGATGGGCTGGGCGATCAACGACTCCGTCCGGGCCACCGCCCGGGAAGAGCTGCGGCAGGCGGGCCAGCCGGTCGGCGAGGTGCTGGCCTATCCGCAGATGTTCCAGCCCTGGTTCCGCCGGGTCGTCGCCGAGACCCCGGAGTCCATCATGGTGGGCTACCGTTCGGTCTTCGGCGACCGGCCCATTGAGTGGCAGACCTATCCGATACAGACCGATCCGCTGATCGACCGGGTCGCGGCCACGCCGGAAGCGGCGATCTTCACCTGGTTCGCCATGGACAAGGTCTTCTGGCAGGTCTCGGAGACTCCCGGCGGCGCGGTGGTCGAGGCGCTCGATTACCGCTACGGCATGTGGGGTGGCGACGCCGTCGGATTCTGGGGCATCCGCGCCCAGGTGGACCGCGACGGGCATATGCTCGGGCCGCCCGAGAAGTTCCAGCGGGAGCGGAGCGCTTCCGGAAGCCTGCTGCGGGATTACTGGCGGGTGATCTGGGGGTAG